One Deinococcus psychrotolerans genomic window carries:
- a CDS encoding integrase core domain-containing protein, with the protein MIYEELLRDQPQLSLARFACEAGVPAWTLRDARQQILRQQERDIEQQRVLEQVRTVALAHPTYGYRRVHQVLRSAASELSTFSLLGQHTVRLALGALNLNPPLPRKSRKKAVPAAHETLWPAGRRIQMDATRFTLADGVCWAYLVFDVDTRTVLHIHVIRSLSALSAVTALRAGIATLRAQGIHDEILIMTDGGSDFTSGAFQDACQALGGWVRAKVSQRGGMGILERTNRTLKYEFVFREEFRNIQELRDGADRFLGWYNCIRLHSALGYACPWAKLLETAKARNAA; encoded by the coding sequence GGACGCTGCGGGATGCTCGCCAGCAGATTCTCCGTCAGCAGGAACGCGACATCGAGCAGCAGCGCGTCCTCGAACAGGTGCGTACAGTGGCACTCGCTCACCCGACCTACGGTTATCGGCGGGTTCATCAGGTGCTGCGCTCGGCGGCCAGCGAGCTTTCAACGTTCAGTCTGCTCGGTCAGCACACGGTGCGCTTGGCGCTGGGTGCCCTGAACCTCAATCCACCACTGCCCCGAAAAAGTCGAAAAAAAGCTGTTCCAGCCGCACACGAGACGCTGTGGCCAGCGGGCCGCCGGATCCAGATGGACGCCACACGCTTCACCCTCGCGGATGGCGTGTGTTGGGCGTATCTGGTGTTCGACGTCGACACCCGCACCGTCCTGCACATTCACGTGATTCGGAGTCTCTCCGCCCTGAGCGCGGTGACCGCACTCAGGGCGGGTATCGCAACGCTCCGTGCTCAAGGCATCCACGACGAGATCCTGATCATGACCGATGGCGGCTCGGACTTCACGTCCGGCGCTTTTCAGGATGCCTGTCAAGCCCTCGGTGGCTGGGTGCGGGCCAAGGTCTCTCAGCGGGGCGGGATGGGAATCTTAGAGCGCACCAACCGTACGCTGAAATACGAGTTCGTCTTCCGCGAGGAGTTCCGCAATATTCAGGAGTTACGGGATGGAGCCGACAGATTTTTGGGCTGGTACAACTGCATTCGACTGCACTCCGCCTTGGGCTATGCCTGTCCCTGGGCTAAGCTGCTTGAGACGGCAAAGGCTCGCAACGCCGCTTGA
- a CDS encoding helicase-related protein — protein MRRQRLATPLEGFSGALPCDQQGDEAAKRAEQAAHGAPLHAIREGTLSADRRYVFTLGEWVVTDDFAAPKVAAAVQVAQALQAYLEARALSRPEASKRRTHTLVLDQQYRALHGGYDRARFSRLISRYSLFAVLLAHLDEQGAVQLKKEAPARLPITAHDLAGIAEQLSDLLALTEDTLMDYAGCSEHEAAVHLAAHYAFNGELWIEPGAYYVGHAFEKAEQAHRQAEQASGHRRVALLHQADLFISKVKRVSLSDLRLSPRDAIIPDVVLEHWVNDYLASRQDGKPLFAVRRENGAVRFRLRGGAGENGLRARNQVNANKARALEAYLNHKTEVTQVRNAKELSREQYKAERALAVSEAASTEEQFMSHFGAWLMQSEFVQIIEEAYTHARGAVLRPEGSTRPLNLPDWKGKAPHPFQAMDVRAMAAVDGMINNYDVGLGKTLTCLLLIAYLKACRKISRPIISVPAGLVSNWATNAAEALPGWRVVTVGMSVARDKAGNILYKTKRDGSPMLDASGKRIERWVQDSPETKRQKIALLSAGNVDLIIMSRESYTSIPMLRETRDRLIRTDPQYQRNLETQDRMETGRPARGKHAELVKQLGVYGAMIARTKIAAPGELSFELLGCDFVAADEAHGLKNLFASPTTFGETPRFLGGGGESQRALDALHKGRFIRERGGYTYGFTASWVKNSPMEAYSMMSQVTDALSGYGLPTQEALMEQYLRIEPQIVTGMDGSVDVKPCVVGFRRLKELKSIIFAHVISRTYGDPQVVMRDGSPLQVPSAVVEEVMIDMSDEQQDLYKVLRERARNADARAKGPNHPFSILWEMRKLTVDPMLKSVGGRNPRFEKIAALALENRAQRGKGIVFLSIGEREGSFDRLKAVLVAAGYPAQEIAIVSSHTHKSSVERQDLEDDFNFGDLTLILGTDVLGQGFNLQYGTTLTINADMPWNYEEIRQRVGRAARQGNTASKVRNVYLLMRGSFDSITYTIMSGKKSWLAQLWQDVDELSNTGADFNGEEMALLMSDDPERTRKEILERKQELAELTGRAGLKRKLDVLSRLFMARQHVHSIRERACAREKGWTANDHALLSKSKEVYERMVQEVKMLGEWDFARLIHYQGTIHWVGVLPLHRGMRLKHDGEWGSITDIKDQVVSLLFDDGSGAALSLWDVTKGNDFQVSQDATQFVEAAAFSVPTLSMGVSVAVHVLDARRVNPLPKDPQAVVTVSVQNGDVRLHPEPDKYLVRSLLVTGSVVMHFMVKSDGEHLSVIQVAVLSDDAATVEASTKAQQSEKFRARLLDIAAVALGAQAIRDRAHAA, from the coding sequence TTGAGACGGCAAAGGCTCGCAACGCCGCTTGAAGGATTTTCTGGAGCATTACCCTGCGACCAACAAGGGGACGAGGCCGCCAAACGAGCTGAGCAAGCCGCTCACGGTGCGCCCCTGCACGCCATCCGCGAAGGCACCCTCAGCGCGGACCGGCGGTACGTCTTCACCCTCGGGGAATGGGTCGTCACGGATGATTTCGCCGCCCCCAAAGTCGCCGCTGCCGTGCAAGTCGCCCAGGCACTCCAAGCGTACTTGGAAGCCAGAGCCTTAAGCCGCCCGGAAGCCAGCAAGCGCCGCACGCACACCCTGGTGCTCGATCAGCAGTACCGCGCCCTGCACGGCGGCTACGATCGCGCCCGCTTTTCGCGTCTCATTTCCCGCTACAGCCTGTTCGCCGTGCTCCTCGCCCACCTGGACGAACAGGGCGCGGTGCAGCTCAAGAAAGAAGCGCCCGCCCGGCTCCCGATCACGGCCCATGATCTGGCGGGGATTGCCGAGCAACTCAGTGACCTGCTGGCCCTCACCGAAGACACCCTGATGGACTACGCCGGGTGCAGCGAACACGAAGCTGCCGTGCATCTCGCCGCCCATTACGCCTTCAACGGCGAACTGTGGATAGAACCGGGTGCGTATTACGTCGGGCACGCCTTCGAGAAAGCGGAACAGGCCCACCGCCAGGCCGAGCAGGCAAGCGGGCACCGCCGTGTGGCCCTGCTGCACCAGGCGGACTTGTTCATCAGCAAAGTCAAGCGCGTGTCCCTGAGTGATCTGCGGCTCAGCCCCCGCGACGCCATCATTCCGGACGTGGTGCTGGAACACTGGGTCAACGATTACCTCGCCAGCCGCCAGGACGGCAAGCCCCTGTTCGCGGTACGGCGGGAGAACGGCGCGGTGCGCTTCCGGCTGCGCGGCGGGGCGGGGGAGAACGGCCTGCGGGCACGCAACCAGGTCAACGCCAACAAAGCCAGAGCGCTCGAAGCGTACCTCAACCACAAAACCGAAGTCACGCAGGTTCGCAACGCCAAGGAACTGAGCCGCGAGCAGTACAAAGCTGAGCGGGCCCTGGCGGTGAGCGAAGCGGCCAGCACCGAAGAGCAGTTCATGTCGCACTTTGGCGCGTGGCTGATGCAAAGCGAATTCGTGCAGATCATCGAGGAGGCCTACACCCATGCGCGAGGCGCGGTGCTGCGGCCCGAAGGCAGCACCCGGCCCCTGAACCTGCCGGACTGGAAAGGCAAAGCCCCCCACCCGTTTCAGGCGATGGACGTGCGGGCGATGGCCGCCGTGGACGGCATGATCAACAATTACGACGTCGGGCTCGGCAAAACATTAACGTGCTTGCTGCTCATTGCGTACTTGAAGGCGTGCAGGAAGATCAGCCGCCCGATCATCAGTGTGCCCGCCGGACTGGTCAGCAACTGGGCCACCAACGCCGCCGAAGCGCTGCCCGGCTGGCGGGTCGTGACCGTCGGAATGAGCGTCGCCAGAGACAAAGCTGGCAACATCCTGTACAAAACGAAACGGGACGGCTCACCAATGCTGGATGCCAGTGGCAAGCGCATTGAGCGGTGGGTGCAGGACAGCCCAGAAACCAAGCGTCAGAAGATCGCGTTGCTGAGCGCCGGGAACGTGGACCTGATCATCATGAGCCGCGAAAGTTACACCAGCATCCCGATGCTCAGAGAAACCCGTGACCGCCTGATCCGCACCGACCCGCAGTACCAGCGCAACCTGGAAACCCAGGACCGCATGGAAACGGGCCGCCCTGCCAGAGGCAAGCACGCCGAACTGGTCAAGCAACTCGGGGTGTACGGCGCGATGATTGCCCGCACCAAAATTGCTGCGCCGGGCGAGCTGAGTTTCGAGCTGCTCGGCTGCGATTTCGTGGCAGCCGATGAGGCGCACGGTCTAAAAAATCTTTTCGCGTCACCGACGACGTTTGGTGAGACGCCACGCTTTTTGGGTGGAGGAGGGGAGAGCCAGCGTGCCCTGGACGCACTGCACAAGGGACGCTTCATCCGCGAGCGCGGTGGGTACACCTACGGCTTCACGGCCTCCTGGGTAAAGAACAGTCCGATGGAAGCGTACAGCATGATGTCCCAGGTCACCGACGCCCTGTCCGGGTACGGGCTGCCGACACAAGAAGCGCTGATGGAGCAGTACCTGCGTATTGAGCCGCAGATCGTGACCGGCATGGACGGCAGTGTGGACGTCAAGCCGTGCGTGGTGGGCTTCCGGCGACTCAAGGAACTCAAGAGCATCATCTTCGCGCACGTCATCTCCCGCACTTACGGTGACCCACAGGTGGTCATGCGGGATGGTTCGCCGTTGCAAGTGCCCTCAGCGGTGGTGGAAGAAGTGATGATCGACATGAGCGACGAGCAGCAAGATCTCTACAAAGTGCTGCGCGAGCGTGCTCGGAACGCAGACGCCAGGGCAAAAGGGCCAAACCACCCCTTCAGTATCCTCTGGGAGATGCGGAAACTGACGGTGGACCCGATGCTCAAAAGCGTCGGAGGCCGCAACCCGAGGTTCGAGAAGATCGCCGCGCTGGCCCTGGAGAACCGTGCCCAGCGCGGCAAGGGCATCGTCTTCCTCAGCATCGGGGAGCGCGAAGGCAGCTTTGATCGCCTCAAAGCTGTTCTGGTGGCCGCCGGGTATCCCGCGCAGGAGATTGCCATCGTCAGCAGCCACACCCACAAATCCAGCGTCGAGCGCCAGGATCTGGAGGATGATTTCAACTTCGGTGACCTGACCTTGATTCTGGGGACGGACGTGCTGGGGCAGGGCTTCAACTTGCAGTACGGCACGACGCTGACCATCAACGCGGACATGCCCTGGAATTACGAAGAGATTCGCCAGCGGGTGGGTCGGGCTGCACGGCAGGGCAATACGGCCAGCAAGGTCCGCAACGTGTACCTGCTGATGCGCGGCAGCTTCGACAGCATCACGTACACGATCATGAGCGGCAAGAAGAGCTGGCTGGCGCAGCTCTGGCAGGACGTGGACGAACTCAGCAACACCGGCGCGGACTTCAACGGCGAGGAGATGGCGCTGCTGATGAGTGACGATCCGGAGCGCACTCGCAAAGAAATCCTGGAGCGCAAGCAGGAACTCGCTGAACTGACCGGCAGGGCGGGCCTGAAACGCAAACTGGACGTGCTCAGCCGCCTGTTCATGGCCCGGCAGCACGTCCACAGCATCCGGGAGCGTGCCTGCGCCCGTGAGAAAGGTTGGACGGCCAACGATCACGCGCTCTTGAGCAAAAGCAAGGAGGTGTACGAGCGCATGGTGCAGGAGGTCAAGATGCTCGGCGAGTGGGATTTCGCGCGGCTGATCCATTACCAGGGCACCATTCACTGGGTGGGGGTGCTGCCGCTGCACCGGGGCATGCGGCTGAAGCACGACGGCGAGTGGGGCAGCATTACCGACATCAAAGACCAGGTGGTGAGCCTCCTGTTTGACGATGGGTCGGGCGCGGCATTGTCGCTGTGGGATGTCACGAAAGGCAATGACTTCCAGGTGTCTCAGGACGCCACGCAGTTCGTCGAAGCGGCGGCGTTCAGCGTGCCGACCCTGAGCATGGGCGTGTCGGTTGCGGTGCATGTGCTGGATGCCCGTCGGGTCAATCCGCTGCCCAAAGACCCCCAAGCGGTCGTGACGGTCAGCGTCCAGAACGGCGACGTGCGGCTGCACCCGGAGCCGGACAAGTACCTGGTCCGGTCACTGCTGGTCACGGGCAGCGTGGTGATGCACTTCATGGTCAAGTCGGACGGCGAGCACCTGAGTGTCATTCAAGTGGCGGTGCTGAGTGACGACGCGGCCACGGTGGAGGCCAGCACCAAAGCCCAGCAGTCCGAAAAGTTCCGCGCACGGCTGCTGGACATCGCCGCCGTGGCCTTGGGCGCACAGGCCATCCGGGACCGGGCACACGCCGCCTGA
- a CDS encoding single-stranded DNA-binding protein, giving the protein MIQIHLTSPIGTAISVAVENAASILPTVRQYGKLGYTSGEVPSGGHSLPLANADDFDFALIGAHPYINKEGEACIMHRGQSYKRRELEAVENKKMSLPKIVKYSRGARPTDLPHVKEGEDGGIQYVTLLTFRGGGKKLTAYALNAVQQNAAD; this is encoded by the coding sequence ATGATCCAGATTCACCTGACATCGCCCATCGGCACAGCGATCAGTGTCGCTGTCGAAAACGCTGCGAGCATCCTCCCGACCGTGCGGCAGTACGGCAAGCTCGGCTACACCAGTGGAGAGGTACCGAGCGGCGGGCATTCGCTTCCCCTGGCCAATGCGGATGACTTTGACTTTGCCCTGATTGGCGCTCACCCGTACATCAACAAAGAAGGTGAGGCGTGCATCATGCATAGAGGCCAGAGTTACAAGCGCCGGGAGTTGGAAGCCGTCGAGAACAAGAAGATGAGCCTGCCGAAAATCGTGAAGTATTCGCGTGGCGCTCGGCCCACCGACCTCCCGCACGTGAAGGAAGGCGAGGACGGCGGCATTCAGTACGTGACGCTGCTGACCTTTCGGGGCGGAGGGAAGAAGCTGACGGCTTACGCACTGAATGCCGTGCAGCAAAACGCCGCTGACTGA
- the topA gene encoding type I DNA topoisomerase has translation MKLLIVESPAKARKIQSYLGAGWQVRACLGHVRDLPTKDDTLPDKYKDAPFAKLGIDVDNNYAPIYVARKDKAQTIRDLRDAAKSADAVYLAADPDREGESIAWHLSVLLGLGKDALRVTYQEITERAIRQAVAHPRTIDFNLVAAQETRRVLDRLAGYGVSPLLWKAVGGPQSAGRVQSAALMLLSQREQSRLSFVPSAFWRVGVTVKSQPAFKAQVTAIRGVALATAASFTASGQLKPGLNVTQLDQEKAAQLVEYLNRQQAVVSAVTLSPVVRRPPPPLTTSGLQQAANAKLKLGAAQVTKLAQTLYEQGLITYIRTDSPHLSDEAIGLAREAVATRFGPSALPKEGRQYATKNQNAQEAHEAIRPAGKFALPEQTGLSGDELALYRLVYERTLASQMRDAVGEKTAVTLTAGVVTLHASGVVLTEKGFTALYDDQDSSEEEQTLPKLQVGERFALKDAKAEEKKSSAPGRFTEGKFVQVMEKAGIGRPSTYGATLETLQKRNYVALRNRQLHVTPLGLLVASYLMKQVPQLVNAEFTAQMEGDLDKIASGQLSRVAYLDTIWKGTLHPAIHAAKLTAPRYALPQLNAVLEVRGGIAGLVVSGQGVALPDNVLPEDLTAQTVAALMSGTFTSPKAKSPTPKRTSGAVSSKKRTTTGPTATKKSSKRAVK, from the coding sequence GTGAAACTGCTGATCGTCGAGTCTCCTGCCAAGGCCAGGAAGATCCAGAGCTACCTCGGCGCAGGCTGGCAAGTCCGCGCCTGCCTCGGTCACGTCCGTGACCTGCCCACCAAAGACGACACCCTGCCCGACAAGTACAAAGACGCCCCATTTGCCAAACTCGGCATTGACGTGGACAACAACTACGCCCCGATCTACGTGGCCCGCAAGGACAAAGCCCAGACCATCCGGGATTTGCGAGACGCGGCCAAATCTGCTGACGCGGTCTACCTCGCCGCTGACCCGGACCGGGAAGGCGAGAGCATCGCTTGGCACCTGAGCGTGCTCCTGGGACTGGGCAAGGACGCTCTGCGAGTCACGTATCAAGAAATCACCGAGCGGGCCATTCGGCAGGCCGTCGCCCACCCCAGAACCATCGATTTCAACCTGGTCGCCGCTCAGGAAACCCGGCGCGTTCTCGACCGCTTGGCTGGATACGGCGTCAGTCCGCTGCTGTGGAAAGCGGTGGGCGGCCCGCAGTCGGCAGGCCGGGTCCAGTCGGCAGCCCTGATGCTGCTCTCGCAGCGTGAACAGTCGCGGCTGAGTTTCGTTCCTTCGGCCTTCTGGCGGGTGGGGGTGACGGTGAAAAGTCAACCCGCCTTCAAAGCCCAGGTCACGGCGATCAGAGGCGTAGCGCTGGCCACGGCCGCCAGTTTTACGGCTTCAGGCCAACTCAAGCCGGGTCTGAATGTCACGCAACTCGATCAAGAAAAGGCCGCGCAGTTGGTGGAGTACCTCAACCGTCAACAAGCCGTCGTCAGTGCTGTCACGCTGAGTCCAGTCGTTCGCCGTCCACCGCCGCCGCTGACGACTTCAGGACTGCAACAGGCCGCCAACGCCAAACTCAAACTTGGCGCGGCCCAGGTCACCAAACTGGCCCAGACGCTCTATGAACAAGGGCTGATCACGTATATCCGCACGGACAGTCCCCATCTCTCGGATGAAGCGATTGGGCTGGCCCGAGAAGCAGTCGCCACGCGTTTTGGGCCGTCTGCTTTACCCAAAGAGGGCCGTCAGTACGCCACCAAAAATCAGAACGCGCAGGAAGCTCACGAAGCGATTCGCCCGGCGGGAAAATTCGCACTCCCAGAACAGACTGGGCTGAGTGGTGACGAACTCGCCCTGTACCGTCTGGTGTACGAACGCACGCTGGCCTCTCAGATGCGGGACGCGGTGGGGGAGAAGACCGCCGTGACGTTGACGGCAGGGGTGGTCACGCTGCACGCCTCCGGCGTGGTGCTGACGGAGAAAGGCTTCACGGCCTTGTATGACGATCAGGACAGCAGCGAAGAGGAACAGACTTTACCTAAATTGCAGGTGGGCGAGCGCTTTGCCCTCAAAGACGCCAAAGCGGAAGAGAAGAAAAGCAGTGCGCCGGGACGCTTCACCGAAGGCAAATTTGTGCAAGTCATGGAGAAAGCGGGGATTGGGCGACCCAGCACGTATGGCGCGACCTTGGAGACGTTGCAAAAACGCAACTACGTGGCGCTGCGAAACCGGCAACTGCACGTCACGCCGCTCGGCTTACTGGTGGCCAGTTACCTGATGAAGCAAGTGCCGCAACTGGTCAATGCGGAATTCACGGCCCAGATGGAAGGGGATCTGGACAAGATTGCTAGCGGACAACTCAGCCGCGTGGCGTATTTGGACACCATCTGGAAAGGCACCCTTCATCCGGCGATCCATGCGGCCAAACTCACCGCCCCGCGTTACGCCTTGCCGCAACTGAACGCGGTCTTGGAAGTACGCGGTGGCATTGCGGGGCTGGTGGTCAGTGGTCAAGGTGTAGCTTTGCCGGACAACGTGCTGCCCGAAGACCTGACGGCGCAGACGGTCGCGGCGCTGATGAGCGGCACTTTTACCTCGCCCAAGGCTAAATCGCCTACTCCCAAACGCACCAGTGGGGCAGTCAGCAGCAAAAAACGAACGACTACTGGGCCTACAGCAACCAAGAAAAGCTCAAAACGGGCAGTGAAATGA
- a CDS encoding UvrD-helicase domain-containing protein translates to MTRLAPPPTIHPDFEAEASHLSGTVSAMLRQIDAWEDRDRTNGADLETSMVMQDTAEEHAAMLSPHVSQPFFGALTVRIAGKTQALYVGNHAFKDLKGPHSVLSWESEVGGLFYAQTLNWQTPRGLTGTILRRRQLDVRDKALHGVTDLYDAATGETGGREAVLLKRLSEAATAGMRNVVETLQPEQNEILRASAGEHLCIQGPAGSGKTTMLYHRLAWLLHPERREHRARPEACMVLMPNQVLARYSARILPSLHLEGVTVTTPEAWATSFLGLEKLEVVDRTLTLLLTDTSKARRKAAWRRARALGDLSMLRVVRQYLHQRVRANTTQLKYRAEVSLPGRGTATLTLDTPALQALVEGVLARDPLEGLRSAIRHQIEEALFAQVRLDEDERATVRRQLRADITQLTGKIVTGLLPVLSARQLLSDEAVLRQAAAGILPERTIQVLLSDPLAAVSKPRRSYADVTELPVMLAMAALLDGLGRRVGRELEPYDHLALDEAQDYSPLLYALLTRAARPGHITALGDKNQGIHGYKGVADFGEMQAALGSARLMTLSRTYRSTRQITALSSKVAQTYNRTGAVVGVDRDGEAVLRLTGDTVAALCAQAVKAMQQAGHVNIAVVTRRVSEAEQLAADLQYHDVDAQAIVNEQARYQGQVVVMPVNLAKGLEFDGCIVAGADAGHYDPEVEYEARLLYVSTSRGMHALALVAEQKLHPLLS, encoded by the coding sequence ATGACCAGGCTTGCCCCACCGCCCACCATCCACCCCGACTTTGAAGCGGAAGCGAGCCACCTGTCAGGCACCGTCAGCGCCATGCTCCGGCAGATCGATGCTTGGGAAGACCGCGACCGAACCAATGGCGCGGATCTCGAAACGAGCATGGTCATGCAGGACACCGCCGAAGAGCACGCTGCTATGCTCAGCCCTCATGTTTCCCAGCCCTTTTTTGGGGCGTTGACCGTGCGGATCGCTGGGAAGACGCAAGCGCTGTACGTCGGCAATCATGCCTTCAAAGATCTGAAGGGGCCGCATTCGGTCCTGTCCTGGGAATCCGAAGTGGGCGGGCTGTTCTACGCACAAACACTGAACTGGCAGACGCCACGTGGCTTGACTGGCACGATCCTCCGGCGGCGGCAATTGGACGTGCGGGACAAGGCCTTGCATGGCGTGACCGACCTTTATGACGCGGCGACCGGCGAGACGGGGGGACGCGAAGCGGTGCTGCTCAAACGGCTGTCCGAGGCGGCCACCGCAGGCATGCGCAATGTCGTCGAGACGTTACAGCCGGAGCAAAACGAGATTCTTCGCGCGAGTGCAGGGGAGCATCTGTGCATCCAGGGACCGGCGGGGAGCGGAAAGACGACCATGCTGTACCACCGGCTGGCATGGCTGCTGCACCCGGAACGCCGCGAGCACCGCGCCCGTCCGGAGGCCTGCATGGTGCTGATGCCGAATCAGGTGCTGGCACGTTACTCGGCGCGGATTCTGCCGAGTTTGCATCTGGAAGGCGTTACCGTCACGACGCCCGAAGCGTGGGCAACGTCCTTTCTGGGGCTGGAGAAGCTGGAGGTCGTAGACCGCACCCTGACGCTGCTCCTGACGGATACCAGCAAAGCCCGCAGGAAAGCGGCGTGGCGCAGGGCCAGAGCGCTCGGCGATCTGAGCATGCTGCGGGTCGTCCGGCAGTACCTCCACCAGCGGGTCAGAGCGAACACCACCCAACTGAAGTACCGTGCTGAGGTGAGCTTGCCGGGACGGGGCACAGCGACCTTAACGCTGGATACACCTGCCTTGCAAGCGCTGGTCGAGGGGGTGCTGGCCCGCGATCCGCTGGAAGGACTGCGGAGCGCGATCCGCCATCAGATCGAGGAAGCACTCTTCGCGCAAGTCCGGTTGGACGAAGACGAGCGGGCGACCGTGCGGCGGCAACTGCGTGCGGACATCACACAACTCACCGGCAAGATCGTGACGGGCCTTTTACCGGTGTTGAGTGCCCGGCAGTTGCTGAGTGACGAGGCGGTACTGCGGCAGGCAGCAGCGGGGATACTGCCGGAACGGACGATCCAAGTGCTGTTGAGTGACCCGCTGGCAGCGGTGTCCAAGCCAAGGCGGTCTTACGCGGATGTCACGGAACTGCCGGTCATGCTGGCGATGGCGGCGCTGCTGGACGGCCTGGGCAGGCGGGTGGGCCGTGAACTGGAACCTTATGATCATCTGGCGCTGGATGAGGCGCAGGACTATTCGCCGCTGCTGTATGCCCTGCTGACCCGCGCGGCCCGCCCAGGTCACATCACCGCGCTGGGTGACAAGAATCAAGGCATTCACGGGTACAAGGGCGTGGCGGATTTCGGGGAGATGCAGGCGGCATTGGGGTCAGCGAGGCTGATGACGCTGTCTAGAACGTACCGCTCGACCCGGCAGATCACAGCATTGTCGTCAAAGGTCGCGCAGACGTACAACCGCACTGGAGCGGTGGTGGGCGTAGACCGGGATGGGGAAGCGGTGCTTCGCCTGACCGGAGACACGGTGGCCGCGCTGTGCGCTCAGGCGGTGAAAGCCATGCAGCAGGCAGGGCACGTCAATATCGCGGTGGTGACGCGGCGGGTGAGCGAGGCTGAGCAGCTGGCTGCGGACTTGCAGTATCACGATGTGGACGCGCAGGCGATTGTCAATGAGCAGGCGCGGTATCAGGGTCAGGTGGTGGTGATGCCGGTGAATCTGGCCAAAGGGCTGGAGTTCGACGGCTGCATTGTCGCTGGGGCAGATGCGGGTCATTATGACCCGGAGGTGGAATATGAAGCGAGACTTTTGTATGTGAGTACATCGCGTGGGATGCATGCACTGGCGCTCGTTGCTGAGCAAAAACTGCACCCGTTGTTGAGTTGA
- a CDS encoding IS3 family transposase (programmed frameshift), with amino-acid sequence MKGKKFTDEQISFALKQVETGVTIGEVCRKMGVAESTFFNWKKKYSGLGLSELRRLKQLEEENRKLKALVADLSLDKAMLQDVIGKKALKPVQQRVLVTHLRRAYRISERRACRVLKVWRSVQRYQPLVDTQEPVILKRMTEISQTRVRYGYRRIHVLMAREGWKINHKRIYRLYKQAGLNLRMKRPRRRVCAAHRATREEPIQANQVWAMDFVSDALFNGKRFRSLTLIDIFTRECLAIHVDQSIKAERVVEVVTEAARGRGAPGKIRVDNGSEFISKALDLWAYQRQVTLDFSRPGRPQDNGYIESFNGSFRDECLNTHWFLSLDDAAEKIEKWRIDYNDIRPHSALGNLAPGAFAAQFASTRRPPETPS; translated from the exons ATGAAGGGAAAAAAGTTCACCGATGAACAGATCAGCTTCGCGCTCAAACAAGTAGAAACCGGTGTTACTATCGGTGAAGTCTGTCGGAAAATGGGCGTCGCTGAATCGACGTTCTTCAACTGGAAAAAGAAGTATAGCGGTCTGGGTCTGAGTGAGTTACGCCGTCTGAAGCAGCTCGAAGAGGAGAACCGCAAGCTCAAAGCGTTGGTCGCCGACCTGAGTCTGGACAAAGCCATGCTCCAAGATGTGATTG GCAAAAAAGCTCTAAAGCCCGTCCAGCAGCGCGTTTTAGTCACTCATCTGCGGCGGGCGTATCGGATCAGCGAGCGGCGAGCGTGTCGGGTGCTCAAGGTGTGGCGTTCCGTCCAGCGGTATCAACCGCTGGTGGACACTCAGGAGCCAGTCATCCTGAAGCGGATGACCGAGATCTCCCAGACGCGGGTACGATATGGCTACCGGCGTATTCATGTCTTGATGGCCCGTGAAGGCTGGAAGATCAATCACAAACGAATTTACCGGCTCTACAAACAAGCTGGGCTCAATCTGCGGATGAAGCGACCTCGACGCCGGGTATGTGCCGCGCATCGCGCGACGCGAGAAGAACCTATCCAGGCCAACCAGGTCTGGGCGATGGATTTCGTCTCAGACGCACTATTTAATGGTAAACGCTTTCGATCCCTGACCTTGATCGACATTTTCACACGGGAGTGCCTGGCAATCCACGTCGATCAAAGTATCAAAGCCGAGCGGGTGGTCGAAGTGGTGACCGAGGCCGCCAGGGGCCGTGGGGCCCCTGGCAAGATCCGAGTCGACAATGGGAGTGAGTTCATCAGCAAAGCGCTAGACCTGTGGGCGTATCAGCGCCAAGTCACCCTTGATTTTTCCCGTCCAGGACGCCCTCAAGACAACGGATACATCGAATCATTTAATGGCAGTTTCCGGGACGAGTGCCTGAATACCCACTGGTTTCTGTCGTTGGATGACGCCGCTGAGAAGATTGAGAAGTGGAGGATCGACTATAATGACATCAGGCCGCACTCGGCACTGGGAAATCTCGCTCCAGGAGCATTCGCAGCGCAGTTTGCCTCAACTCGCCGCCCGCCGGAGACTCCATCCTGA
- the tnpA gene encoding IS200/IS605 family transposase, whose translation MVLLARTDPQQGPGRWATKYRYHVLVGEVKPRCRELLIQICDAEDMRILKGVVSQDHVHMHVEYPPSISVSDLVKRMKGRTSRILQREYPHLEKRYWGQHFWGVGYGAWSTGNITEEMVQDYLEHHRTSSNQDQDTFLLAD comes from the coding sequence ATCGTGCTCTTGGCCAGAACGGACCCCCAGCAGGGGCCTGGCCGCTGGGCGACGAAATATCGCTACCACGTCTTGGTTGGTGAAGTGAAGCCGAGATGCCGTGAACTCCTGATCCAAATTTGTGATGCTGAGGACATGCGTATTCTGAAAGGCGTGGTGAGCCAGGATCATGTCCATATGCACGTCGAGTATCCACCATCCATCTCAGTCAGCGATTTGGTGAAGCGGATGAAAGGCCGGACCTCGCGGATACTGCAACGGGAGTATCCGCATTTGGAAAAGCGGTACTGGGGGCAGCATTTTTGGGGCGTTGGGTACGGCGCTTGGAGCACTGGAAATATCACCGAAGAAATGGTGCAGGACTATCTTGAGCATCATCGCACCAGTTCCAACCAAGACCAGGATACGTTTCTGCTCGCAGATTGA